From Xenopus laevis strain J_2021 chromosome 7L, Xenopus_laevis_v10.1, whole genome shotgun sequence, one genomic window encodes:
- the cnfn.3.L gene encoding cornifelin homolog produces the protein MESGQENRIMLETSRTINFQPQAVQVYTTTSKISHWSSGTFDCFQDIGICLCGSFIPMCLACRIAQDYGECFCLPVLQGTIVAMRTGIRERYHIQGSIFDDFLCATFCGQCTLCQMARELNARKVRRRLVREGQPGQVPVQTHVPVQMPMQVPMQVPVQMPMQMPMQMPMPVQMPMPMQVPVQMPMQVPVQMPVPL, from the exons ATGGAAAGTGGCCAGGAAAACAGAATTATG TTGGAAACATCTCGAACAATCAACTTTCAGCCACAAGCAGTCCAGGTTTACACCACCACCAGCAAAATCAGCCACTGGAGTTCTGGCACCTTTGACTGTTTTCAGGACATTGGAATCT GTCTTTGCGGTTCATTCATACCCATGTGTTTAGCTTGTAGAATAGCTCAGGATTATGGAGAGTGCTTTTGTCTGCCGGTATTACAAGGCACTATTGTTGCCATGAGGACTGGAATTAGAGAGAGATACCATATTCAG GGCAGTATCTTTGATGACTTTCTTTGTGCCACATTCTGCGGCCAATGCACTCTTTGCCAAATGGCTCGGGAACTAAATGCCAGGAAGGTCAGAAGACGACTGGTAAGGGAAGGTCAGCCAGGGCAGGTGCCAGTACAGACGCACGTGCCAGTGCAGATGCCGATGCAGGTGCCGATGCAGGTGCCAGTGCAAATGCCGATGCAAATGCCAATGCAGATGCCGATGCCAGTGCAGATGCCGATGCCAATGCAGGTGCCAGTGCAGATGCCGATGCAGGTGCCAGTGCAGATGCCAGTGCCATTATAG